The sequence ACCGGGATCTCAACTCGGCAAAGTTTGCAGTTATCAACAGGCTAGAGGAAGGCCTATCTGTCAGAATTTTCACCGATGAATGGGAAGCCCTAAAGAGCGAAAGATTTTTCAGAGGGCGCAGCCGATACGCCGAGCTTGGGGCAGCTGAACGCTTCGTTCCGCTAGTTTTCGCTGGAATTCACCTGATCCTCTTTGGCGGCGCATTGGCGATGTGACTATCTCTATGGCCGAACTCGTTCGCGGCCCTCTCTACCCAACGGTGCCATGCGCTACGGTGAGCGTGATTAGTGGACGACGTATCGGGGGTAGAGATGTCATAGGCGTAAATTAATAATGCATCAGGTATATGACGGGAGGGCGGAGTGACACATAAGCCGCGGCTGTTCATCGCGTCGTCATCAGAAGGACTCGCCTACGCCGAAGCAATATTCTCCCAATTAGAGCGCGTTTCTGAGCCCAGTCTATGGACTCACGACATGTCCTCGCCGAGCGAGACATTAGTGGAGAGCCTTGAACGGGTTATTGCTAATACGGACTACGCTGTGGTCGTTCTCTCGCCCGACGATGTTCGCCAGATGCGCGGCAGCACTTCCTCAATACCAAGAGACAACGTCATCTTCGAAATGGGTCTGCTGATCGGAAAGCTCGGCCGAAACAAGGTCTTTATGGTCGCCCCCGACGTTCCGCAATGGCCCGCAACACTGAAAGGAATTGACCTCCATCTTCCGAGCGACATCTCTGGAATGCTTTTGCTAGGCTATGCAAAGCGGACGGATGGGAACACACTCGCAAGCGTAGCAACTGCATGCCGACGCATTTCGAGCACTTTGGCCAGTCAGAGCAGAAATCGCGGCCGCCCCCCACATTCCGAGGTGGCCTTTTGGAACAACGTGCAGGAGCGACATCTATCGGGCTTGGATCTTCGTAGTTTGGTTGAGGGAACTCAGTCATCAATATTCGTCTCTGGAATATCGCTCAGATACCTGGTACACCTGTGCTCAAATCAACTACGCAAAGTGCTGGCTGCGGAGGTAACTGTCGACATCCTGCTGCCATCGCATGAATCTGTGGAAAATGGCATATATGACCCGCATAAGACCCACATTCGGGACGAGTTCCCATTGGCTCTTGCGCGCTGGCGAGAATTTGCGAAAAGCTTGAACGACAAGGAAAGGAGCCTACTGAATATCACAGAGACACCACTAGCTCTAACCCAGTCCGTCGGTATCTACGACGGGACGATGTACGTAAACTCTTTCTGTGCCGGGCTGGATTCGCAAGAGCTCCCGAGTTTTCGGCTGAATTCGGACCTAGAAGCTTACCGCAGCTACCTCGTCGACATTAACACGCACTTGGCAGCAGGTCGCAAGATGGCTGGGGGTCGCAGCGACAACATCGTTCATTCTCTCCTGGAACGAATGGAGGGGAGCAAGTGATCATCAAAGCAGTTTTCTTTGATTGCTGGGACACTCTGCTGGACGACACGGTGGAACTAAGCGGGAACATCGAGCTGCGCCTAGCCAAGCAGTTGTCGCACGCTCGACGGGTAGACGGCGAGGTCGTCAATGCGGAGGTACGCAGCGAGGGGAAGCGGTTCGCCGCAGCGATCCGTGCCGGCCGCACTGTGCTGACGCCCACGAAACGGCTCAAGTCCATCCTGGACAGCCTGCCCGGGGCAAAGCCAGGTGAAGGCGATGACACACAACTGATCCGTCGGACGCTCGCCAACGTGGACGCTGCGGTTCACTGCATCCCTGTACCCCCGCTGCCAGGGGCACGCGACATCCTGGCGGAACTCAGTGCGGCAGGGCTGACTATTTGTTTGGTCTCCAACACAGGTTGGATTTCCTCAATAGCCGTCCGACACGTACTTGAGCGATACTCCCTGATGCAATATTTCAGCTTCTGCTACTTCTCGGAAGATGGCTACTACCCAAAACCGAACCCGGAGATGTTCGTTTGTGGTTTGCGAGACCTGGCCATCGAACCATCAAATGCGGTGCACGTGGGCGATCAGGTTCGCAGCGACGGTGTTGCGGCTCTAACAGCGGGACTCCAGCGCGTCGTCATATTGGAGGGGAGGTCGCGCTACCGTGAGCACCAACAAACACCATTCAGCGCCGATCCACGCATCATCAGGGTCGACTCGCTCAACTCCGGGGCTCGGGCCATCGCGGACTTGCGCTTCTGACTTTTGGAGTGAGCATCTCCCTCCAAGCTGGTTGGCTGGCTGGCTAGCTGGCCTGACGCTGGACCAAATTGCACGCGACAGAGTCTCTTCTTACCAGCCTCAGGACCTGTCGAGCTTCGAGGGAACAGGACACGATTTCTCCTCCCACGCAGCGTTTTTGCACGCACTCGTCCTCACTGCGGAAAAAGTGAGCCGACCCGTCAACTACCCCAAATTGGTCCATGACAGCTATTTATGGCGCCGAGTTCTTGAGCAACTCGGCTTGGCACCGCGAAGCCGCCTGCTAGAACTTCTGCCCGGATACTCCCGGACGATCCCCTTCGCGCTATACGGCGCAGATATCGACTGTTGCTTGACTCGTGTAGACAGCGATACTTCCGCAGCGTCCCCTCGGCACGCCGGGAACCGAATCGATCTGCGGCTGCTGGAACTCGATATCACCAGCCACGATCACTCCTGGGCCGGCTACGACTTCGTGGTGGGTAACCATATTCTCGACGACTTAATTATCTCACAGTGGGACCGCTCACGATATATTCGGTCTTTCGGTAACGTCGGCGAAGCGGCCTTGCTGTGGCGGGATTTCGGCGTTAGCGGAGGCTACACGTCGGTCATCACAGTTATAGGTTCGGTTTTCACCCGGTTGATGACCACTATGAGCCCTGGGGCTGTCCTCATACTCAGGGAGTATCCCGCCACCTTTGCCGCCATTCACGGAATCCAAGAACAAGTAGAACTGCACTGGCGGGCCTACCACGCGATCGTGCGACTGGCCCAGTCTTTCGCTGGGACCGCATGGGAGCAAGACATTTCCCAGATCCCGGTCGCCGATGGGTCACGGTTGACCGGCGGGGTGCTGTGTTTCCGACGCGGTAGGAACTGAGTGCCGTTCAGAACCCGGTGACTTTCCCTTGAATAATGGTGGGTAGTGAACTCGTTCAGAGAAAATTAGGCAGACGGCATCACAAATCTCACCGGTTTGAATGGGAGAGGATAGATTTGAATCCTTTGATTTACATCAACGGGGGCGGCCGTCTACATGGCGAGGCAGCTCCACAAGGAGCGAAAGGTTGCGCACTTCTACTGGCGGCTTGTTCATTCCTCGCTCCGAAGCCCGTAGTTTTGAGCAACGTCCCTGGGATTGCTGACATTAGCACGTTTATTGATATTGCCTTAGATCTCCGCTGTGATGCCAGATACATCGAGCACAAACTGAGCATAGATACGACATCTCTGCGTTGCCGAACTCGAATTCACAAAGACCTTGGAGCTCGCCTAAGGGTAACGCCTACGCTGGCAGCCGCGCTACTAGTTAGGACGGGTTCCGTAAAATTCCCAAATCCCGGAGGAGACAGTTTCTGCGAACGTCCAATAAACCTGCATCTGGCGGCTATGGAGGCAGCAGGTGCATCGATCATTTATGAGAACGGGTATTATGTTTCAACGCTTTCCGGTGCTCATCCCCGCGCTTTCAAATTTTCCGCCAATACAAGTCGAGGGCCAAGCCTGGGAGCGACAGCGACTTCACTGATATTGGCTGCGCGTGGACGTGGCACTTCCTTGATCACAAACCCAAGCCCTGAGCCGGAGATCGCTCATCTCGTCAACTACCTTAGAAATCTTGGTGTGCTGATAAGTTACAGATCCGACGGTGCACTCGAAGTCACAGGCAGCGAAGGCTTTCGCAGTTCCGACTATGTTTTACCGTCCGACCGGATCGAAGCCGGATCATTGGCGATTGCCACAATGATCACAAGTGGCCAAATTAAAATAATGAACTTTGCCCCGACTGATCTACCGGAATCTTTCTGGAGTCTCCTGTATGACTCCGGGGCCGAAATTTCCTTCGCGCGTGATTCATGCGTCATCAAGTCTGATGGTATATATTCTAGGGGCTCAAGAGGTCGGCATATTATTACGGCGCCACACCCCGGCTTCCCTACCGACCTACAACCTCAAGCCGCAGTTCTTGCCACACAAGTGAGTACGACAACTCGAATAACCGAAGGAGTCCACAAGCGCCGGTCCAGTCACGTTCTTGGGTTACAGGCTTTTGGGGCAGATGTCGAAAAATTTGGGAGCACAGTCAGAGTGAGAGGTAGGACTCCACTACGGGGGGCAACAGTCGTTGCTGCTGATGTGCGTTGTGCAGTTGCCTATGTTCTCGCTGGTCTTATTTCTTCAGGGGAAACCATTGTTTCTGGATTCTATCATTTGAGTCGTGGTCACGAAGATTTCGCTGGCATCTTGCATCGCCTAGGCGCCGAAATTCGTTGCGTGAGTAACTGACGTATTAGCACGGTCCGCAGTACTTGTTACGAGGCTTGTCGGGTGTTGCGGCACGGTTCCTGCGGCCCTGGACGCGTCCGACGTAACGCCAGCCGCCGCCGTCGGGGACATTCCCGAGCTTCTTGCCGTCGACGTGGAGCATCACGCCGGGATGGGGTCAGGACCGCGTGGGCGGCCGAAGCGGGCATGCCCGGCCGTCCGGCGATCCGGAGCGGGCCCAGCGGTTGTTTCCAGCGCAGATGCACGATCCGGCGGACCTGCGGTTGTGGGGTCCGGGCCGGGCTGCCATGAAGCCGTGGGGACCGGTCGAGCATTGCGGTCGGACCGGACTCGGCGCATCGATCGGGCTGCCGCTTGGCGGTGGGCCAGGACACGTCATAGCGCTCGGCAGCACAGGCGACTGGCCACCCGTCATCAACAATCAGACGCGCCAGGCGCAGACGGGCACGAGGCGTCAAAGGTCAACGCCGGTGAGGTTCGACCGAGATGCGGAGGATGGTGACGAAGAGTCAGATGGTTCTCATGAGAGAAACATCGACCATGGCTGCCCCCAGAAAGTACTCGTTGGAGTTGCGTGAGCGTGCGGTGCGGATGTACCGGACTTCCGACCCGAAACCGCAGATCAAGAAACTCGCCGTCGATCTCGGCGTACACCCGGAGGCCCTGCGCGGCTGGATCCGGCAGGCCGAAGCCGACGCCGGCGAGCGCGACGCCCGGCTCACCACCGACGAGCGGGCCGAGCTGATGGCGCTGCGCAAGGAAAATGCCCAGCTCAAGCGTGCCAACGATGTCCTGCGGACGGCCTCGGCCTTTTTTCGCGGCCCAGCTCGACCCGATCCGGCCCAGGTGACGGCGCTCCTCGACGAGCACCCGCACCTGGGGGTCGAGTGCGTACTCCGGGAACTGTCCATCGCCTCCTCGACGTACTACCGCCGGCGTCGTGCCGAGCGCGAGCCGTGTGAACGCCGGCGCCGGGACGTGGAACTCACCGAGCAGACCAAGGAGATCCACGTCGACTCCGGCGGCATCTACGACTCGCCCCGCGCGTGCACGCCGTCCTCAGACGCGAGGGCGTCCACGTCGGGCGCAAACGGGTCGAGCGCCTGATGCGCGAGGCCGACATCGCGGGCATCAGCCCACGCCGCAAGGGCTTCACGCGCCGCGACCCCAAGGCCGCCCTCGCCCCCGACCTGGTCGAGCACGACTTCACCGCGAAGGCCCCGAACCGGCTGTGGGTCACCGACCTGACGATGATCTCCGCTGCTGATGGGCCGTTGTGGCTCTCGGCGATCCGCGACGCCTTCTCCTGCCGCGTCGTCGCCTGGGAAACCTCCGCCCTCGCGGACGCCGATCTGGTCCTGCCGACGCTGGAGTACGCCCTCGCCTCCCGCGAGGTCACCCCCGGAAAGCTCGTCCACCACGCCGACCACGGGTGTCAGTACACGTCCGCGAAACTGACAACCCGGCTGCTGAGGGGGGGAGTTCAGGCTTCCATGGGATCCGTCGGGGACTCCTACGACAACGCCCTCGCGGAGAACCTCTGGATGCTCATCAAGACCGAATGCATCCGTGGCCGCACCTTCACCATCCGGGCCGAGGCCAACCTCGTGCTCTTCGAGTACATCGACGGCTTCTATAACAGCCGTCGCATCCAGAAACGGCTCGGCTACCTCAGTCCGGTCGAGTTCGAGGAGAAGCACTACGCCGACCAGGCGACAGCCGAACGGGCGAACCTAAAACCCCGTCAACCCGCCCTGACCAGCTCATCAGCACCTCCCGCACGCCGGGGGAACCTCACAGGTCGGAGCCGCTCCGATCCAAGGCGGCGCCCCCACCCAAGATGCTTCGGGACAAAGTGGTCCTCACTCAAAGTCTCACCGCCATGCTTCCGCCAGCGCAGCTTGCTCTGGTCGACGGCATGGCAGCGTGGCTGAGGGCGGTGGGGGTGCGGCGAGGCACACGCGTGCGTGGTCGGTCAGCGCGGCATCCGGCGCCAAAAAGCCCAAGCTTCCCAAGCTGATGTCCTGCTGCATGATTCCTGAGATGAGCCCTGTATTCGTTCCCCAAGCCCATCGGTCTGCCGTTCGTCCGGGCTGCGGCGCTGGGGCGCCGGTCCCGGCCGAGCGGCAGACCGCAGCAATATGGGGACCGAAGACAGCGAGAGGCCCCGCACATCATCCGCCGGGGGAACGGAGACGTACGGGGCTTGGATAGCCGCTTGCGGGAGCAGGCTCGTACCGCAGCCGGCCGAAGCTTCTCGGGTCGAAATGGGTCAGGCAGCCGACGAGTCGCGTCGGGCGTTCCCCGCCTCGCGCATCATCGTCTCCACTTGCGTCGGCGCCTGCGCCGCAAGGCCCGACAGGATCAGTTCCGCCAGCATCACGGCTGCTTCAGGGCGAACGTTGCCGAGGCGTACCAGGCCCTCGCCCGAGACGTTCACGTCGGCCGTGAGGCCAGGGAAGTCCGGCTCCAAGCCCAGGGCGGTGAGTTGCTCGGCTAATACGCCGGCACTGCGTCGAGCCTGTGCCCAGCCCCGCACG is a genomic window of Streptomyces sp. NBC_00414 containing:
- a CDS encoding UDP-N-acetylglucosamine 1-carboxyvinyltransferase → MVGSELVQRKLGRRHHKSHRFEWERIDLNPLIYINGGGRLHGEAAPQGAKGCALLLAACSFLAPKPVVLSNVPGIADISTFIDIALDLRCDARYIEHKLSIDTTSLRCRTRIHKDLGARLRVTPTLAAALLVRTGSVKFPNPGGDSFCERPINLHLAAMEAAGASIIYENGYYVSTLSGAHPRAFKFSANTSRGPSLGATATSLILAARGRGTSLITNPSPEPEIAHLVNYLRNLGVLISYRSDGALEVTGSEGFRSSDYVLPSDRIEAGSLAIATMITSGQIKIMNFAPTDLPESFWSLLYDSGAEISFARDSCVIKSDGIYSRGSRGRHIITAPHPGFPTDLQPQAAVLATQVSTTTRITEGVHKRRSSHVLGLQAFGADVEKFGSTVRVRGRTPLRGATVVAADVRCAVAYVLAGLISSGETIVSGFYHLSRGHEDFAGILHRLGAEIRCVSN
- a CDS encoding HAD family hydrolase, giving the protein MIIKAVFFDCWDTLLDDTVELSGNIELRLAKQLSHARRVDGEVVNAEVRSEGKRFAAAIRAGRTVLTPTKRLKSILDSLPGAKPGEGDDTQLIRRTLANVDAAVHCIPVPPLPGARDILAELSAAGLTICLVSNTGWISSIAVRHVLERYSLMQYFSFCYFSEDGYYPKPNPEMFVCGLRDLAIEPSNAVHVGDQVRSDGVAALTAGLQRVVILEGRSRYREHQQTPFSADPRIIRVDSLNSGARAIADLRF
- a CDS encoding nucleotide-binding protein, producing the protein MTHKPRLFIASSSEGLAYAEAIFSQLERVSEPSLWTHDMSSPSETLVESLERVIANTDYAVVVLSPDDVRQMRGSTSSIPRDNVIFEMGLLIGKLGRNKVFMVAPDVPQWPATLKGIDLHLPSDISGMLLLGYAKRTDGNTLASVATACRRISSTLASQSRNRGRPPHSEVAFWNNVQERHLSGLDLRSLVEGTQSSIFVSGISLRYLVHLCSNQLRKVLAAEVTVDILLPSHESVENGIYDPHKTHIRDEFPLALARWREFAKSLNDKERSLLNITETPLALTQSVGIYDGTMYVNSFCAGLDSQELPSFRLNSDLEAYRSYLVDINTHLAAGRKMAGGRSDNIVHSLLERMEGSK
- a CDS encoding IS3 family transposase, encoding MHAVLRREGVHVGRKRVERLMREADIAGISPRRKGFTRRDPKAALAPDLVEHDFTAKAPNRLWVTDLTMISAADGPLWLSAIRDAFSCRVVAWETSALADADLVLPTLEYALASREVTPGKLVHHADHGCQYTSAKLTTRLLRGGVQASMGSVGDSYDNALAENLWMLIKTECIRGRTFTIRAEANLVLFEYIDGFYNSRRIQKRLGYLSPVEFEEKHYADQATAERANLKPRQPALTSSSAPPARRGNLTGRSRSDPRRRPHPRCFGTKWSSLKVSPPCFRQRSLLWSTAWQRG
- a CDS encoding transposase; amino-acid sequence: MAAPRKYSLELRERAVRMYRTSDPKPQIKKLAVDLGVHPEALRGWIRQAEADAGERDARLTTDERAELMALRKENAQLKRANDVLRTASAFFRGPARPDPAQVTALLDEHPHLGVECVLRELSIASSTYYRRRRAEREPCERRRRDVELTEQTKEIHVDSGGIYDSPRACTPSSDARASTSGANGSSA